Proteins encoded in a region of the Zea mays cultivar B73 chromosome 4, Zm-B73-REFERENCE-NAM-5.0, whole genome shotgun sequence genome:
- the LOC103655534 gene encoding uncharacterized protein, translating to MAAASLSRGGCRRHLTLGARHLPSRHLPHGAKPMAFLVLASPNRSYLQRWLPSPPRGVFSVAAPCVIPLAGVLDYSAMEVATPSFPHLPPSVLSSAPLLPAPCSCPSHGCRPLPQLTPSSCHGARPCPSPVASVSPYLCWRLASHLPCVGRPPLGSHRWHLSLLQLVLMAMPLFPRSELAQLPSHVCSPLSISLRAAACRRRPMSSTRARCLMGGLNWSSSLFSLFVGFSSYYATRRKWDRAMVLGGVVYTAVPFYKRVLMVEDNKMS from the exons ATGGCCGCCGCCTCCCTCAGCCGTGGTGGGTGCCGCCGCCACCTCACCCTTGGTGCTCGCCATCTCCCTAGCCGCCATCTCCCTCACGGCGCCAAGCCCATGGCTTTCCTGGTGCTCGCCTCTCCCAACCGTTCCTATCTCCAGCGCTGGCTGCCATCTCCTCCACGAGGTGTCTTCTCCGTCGCCGCTCCCTGCGTGATTCCCTTGGCCGGCGTCCTCGACTACTCAGCCATGGAGGTCGCTACCCCTTCTTTTCCTCATCTCCCTCCATCGGTTCTGAGCTCGGCGCCCCTGCTCCCTGCTCCCTGCTCCTGTCCCTCCCATGGATGTCGCCCCCTCCCTCAGCTCACTCCCTCTAGCTGCCATGGAGCTCGCCCCTGCCCAAGTCCGGTTGCCTCTGTTTCCCCCTATCTCTGTTGGCGGCTGGCGTCCCATCTCCCGTGCGTTGGACGGCCGCCGCTTGGTTCTCATCGCTGGCATTTGTCCCTGCTCCAGCTAGTTCTCATGGCCATGCCCCTGTTCCCTAGGTCTGAGCTCGCCCAACTCCCTAGCCATGTCTGCTCGCCCCTCTCTATCTCTCTGCGAGCAGCAGCATGCCGGAGAAGACCTATGTCCTCGACGCGCGCCAGGTGTTTGATGGGAGGTTTGAACTGGAGTTCATCATTATTTTCGCTATTTGTGGGCTTCTCTAGTTATTATGCAACTCGTAGGAAGTGGGACAGGGCA ATGGTTCTCGGGGGCGTGGTTTACACGGCTGTGCCGTTCTACAAGAGGGTGTTGATGGTCGAAG ATAACAAGATGAGCTAG